The DNA segment ACCATTTAGTGTATGAATCCATGGTCTGAAATCATGCCTGATTGGCAAGGTGGCTCTCACCTTCGGAACGAGTGGCTCTATTATTCGGAGGGGTGGCTCTAATTCTGCGGACTAATGGCTCTATCTTATCAGATTATTCACCAAGGCTCAGTGGAGGACTTTGGACGAAATCTTTATGAGTCGCAGATCAGGCAGTGGGGCAAATACAAGTACTCTCTTGAGGAATGTAAAAGGTGGGAATATGATTTGTTTATCACTCAATCTCTGAAAGGGAATCTCATTGAAGATAAAGCAAAGAAAGTCATCAGCTTACAATTACCCTCACTTGATGTAATTGATGCCTCTGCAGAGCTTGATTCCGAGTATCGCATTGATCTTGTGGTTAAGAAGAACGGAACAGAAGTTTGTGGTATCCAGATCAAGCCCCACACTTTTTATTTCATGAGACAGAATGTAGTTAGCTTCAATTATGTGGCTAACACATCCTGGGGTAAACCAGTCTACTACTTGATTTACGATGAGAGAGAAGAGTTTACAAACTTACCGGAGATTGTCTCTAAAATACAAGATATTGTTGGTTAACATCGGGGTCAGTATAAGCCACTAAGTATTCTTTGTTTGGTTCACGTTTGATATCGGATATACCGTATAACTTGAGGTCTGTTTCTTGGCTAGTAATCACTGGGAAGCCGTAATTGGCATTAATATGTTTCGGCTGTTTCCCCTTCTTTATATAATCCTCTACAAACTTCGTATGATTTTTCAGTCGATTATAGATTATGTTGTTAGCTTCGGATATGAAACTGCCATTAACTCTTGAGTCCAACACATCAATAAACGATGAATCAATATCGTAGCCTATGCTGTTCCTTCCATTCATCATGGCAGCAAGTGTTGTAGTTCCAGTGCCGAGGAAGGGATCAAGAACAGTATCACCTCGTAGAGAATACATGTTTATCAATCTATTGGGTAGCTCTATTGGATAGGCTCCGCTTCGTTCTCTGCCGGCATTACCGTTAAGTCCCTGATTGGTACCCTTAAAATCCCAAACGTCAGAAAACCATGTGTTTCTCTCTTCCCAGAAGAAAGCACTTTCTTTCCTCAGTTTTTTATCGTCATCAGTTTTAAATTGTCTTTTCCCAGGTTTTCTGAAAATCAATATATACTCATGCTCTAGAGTAACATAAGCCCCTCCGGGGAGCATGCCAGATCCCATGAACTTGTTGGGAGCATTTGTTTGTTTGCGCCATATAATAT comes from the Candidatus Cloacimonadaceae bacterium genome and includes:
- a CDS encoding site-specific DNA-methyltransferase gives rise to the protein MRGIQNESVTLVVTSPPYPMIDMWDDSFSTQRVSIDVEDESNVDITFNEMHRILSDVWMESFRVLRPGGLLCINIGDATRTINGVFRLFSNHSKILQDCLKIGFLNLPNIIWRKQTNAPNKFMGSGMLPGGAYVTLEHEYILIFRKPGKRQFKTDDDKKLRKESAFFWEERNTWFSDVWDFKGTNQGLNGNAGRERSGAYPIELPNRLINMYSLRGDTVLDPFLGTGTTTLAAMMNGRNSIGYDIDSSFIDVLDSRVNGSFISEANNIIYNRLKNHTKFVEDYIKKGKQPKHINANYGFPVITSQETDLKLYGISDIKREPNKEYLVAYTDPDVNQQYLVF
- a CDS encoding MjaI family restriction endonuclease encodes the protein MALSYQIIHQGSVEDFGRNLYESQIRQWGKYKYSLEECKRWEYDLFITQSLKGNLIEDKAKKVISLQLPSLDVIDASAELDSEYRIDLVVKKNGTEVCGIQIKPHTFYFMRQNVVSFNYVANTSWGKPVYYLIYDEREEFTNLPEIVSKIQDIVG